A window from Acidobacteriota bacterium encodes these proteins:
- a CDS encoding type II toxin-antitoxin system VapC family toxin yields the protein MASVVVDASVLVAAVLDTGSDGDWARGVIAEKHLIAPQLAPVEAGNVLRRAEVAREISSPEATSGYRDIVGLRIELLHFEPFAERIWEMRFNLTAYDAWYVACAEALAVPLATLDIRLSQAPGPTCGFLLPDPGAASSEEPS from the coding sequence ATGGCGTCCGTCGTCGTGGATGCATCGGTGCTCGTTGCGGCGGTGCTCGATACCGGATCGGACGGCGACTGGGCCCGCGGCGTAATCGCCGAAAAGCACCTGATCGCTCCCCAGTTGGCTCCTGTCGAGGCCGGTAACGTGCTGCGGCGCGCCGAGGTGGCGCGTGAGATTTCCAGCCCGGAGGCGACGTCGGGCTATCGGGACATCGTCGGCCTGAGGATCGAGCTGCTGCACTTCGAACCGTTCGCCGAGCGGATCTGGGAGATGCGGTTCAACCTGACCGCCTACGACGCCTGGTACGTCGCCTGCGCGGAGGCGCTGGCCGTACCCCTGGCCACGCTCGACATCCGCCTGAGTCAGGCACCCGGTCCCACCTGCGGATTCCTGTTGCCCGACCCAGGCGCGGCGTCATCGGAGGAACCGTCATGA
- a CDS encoding clan AA aspartic protease — protein MGATHVTVTIRNPADPDRAWEGLFLVDTGATDSLVPRPHLEAIGLRPKGRRVYELANGDELKMEITTADIEFMGEIVGGTVLFGEADTEPLLGVTALESVGIEVDPTNQRLKRLPAVRLKTVRRR, from the coding sequence ATGGGCGCAACACACGTGACAGTCACGATCCGCAACCCCGCCGACCCGGACAGAGCTTGGGAAGGACTGTTCCTCGTGGACACGGGCGCGACCGACTCGCTCGTCCCGCGACCGCACCTGGAGGCCATCGGACTGCGGCCAAAGGGCCGCCGCGTGTACGAACTGGCGAATGGGGACGAGCTCAAGATGGAGATCACAACCGCTGACATCGAGTTCATGGGCGAGATTGTGGGCGGCACAGTCCTCTTCGGCGAGGCCGATACCGAGCCGCTGCTCGGCGTGACCGCCCTCGAGTCCGTCGGCATCGAGGTCGACCCGACCAACCAGCGGCTGAAGCGACTGCCCGCGGTACGGCTCAAGACCGTGCGGCGGCGATGA